The following nucleotide sequence is from Candidatus Acetothermia bacterium.
CTTTCGGCCCACCCGCACCGGGGTCAGGTCGAGGAGGCCGCACTCCTTGAGGACGTCGATGGCCTGGTAGTGGCCGGGCCAACGGATCGTCTTCTCCGCGAACTCGCGGAGCTCTGGCCGGGTGTAGATGAACGAGGGCATCCCTGGGGTGATGGCGCACTCCAGCTCCTCGTCCACGCCGAACTGGCGGAACCGGAACCGCTCCCGGTCGGTGAGGGCGTCCACTTCCACCACCTTGCCCTCCGTGATCACCTGGACCTTGATCATGTACTCGCGTAGGACGTGATCGAACGCCCAGGTGACCATGTACCGCAGGGGATGGCGGGCGGCGGCAGCCTTGGCCGGGATTCCCCCGACCCGGGCGATCGCCGACTCCGCGCGATCCAGCTTACGGATGCCTTCCCCGACGGTGATGTTGGAGAGCCCAGGGGCGAACCCAATCCCGTCGAGGAAGGTGACCTCGTTCTTCACCGCTTGCCCGTGCAGCCATTCCCCGTACTCGGCAGCCGACATCCCCGGCGGTGTCTCCAGCCCCTCTGTCTCGTACGCGTCCGGCCGCCGGTGGTATTCCTCGAGCATGTCCACGATGTGGAGCCCGTTTTCGATGGCCAGGTGGGCGACCTTGTAGCTGGTGCGCCGGTCGGGGAGGGCGATCACGCCCACGTCGTACTCGGCCATGGCCCGCTGGGCCTCCGGCCCGCTTGCGTCCACCTGGTGCAGCCGGATCTTGGGACTGCCGATCCACCGCTTCGTCCGTTCCAGCGCCGCTTTTGATCGGGCGACGAGGCCTACCGTCTCCACCGTGGCTTCCCTGGCCAGGTCCCACGCCACCGCCGCCCCGATCTTCCCCGTGCCCCCGAACACAAGGACCTTCATCCTTCCACTCCTCTCCGGTTGCTGCGCCTCCGGTCCTGCTATTCGCGCTCCGCGTACTTGGTGGTCACGATGTGGGTGCTGGTGGAGGAAACGCCCTCCACCTTGCGGATCTCTTCGGTGACGATGTGGTTGAGTTCAGCCACGGAAAAGCTGGACGGGAGCTCCTCGAACTCCAGGTACGCGATGATGTCGTAGTCACCGAATACCGTGTCCACCCGTTTGACGTGGGGCTTATGGCGGATGATCTCCGCCACCTTCCCCTCGGTAGCGCCGCGGCAGCGAATCAACACGTACGCTGAGACTGCCATTCTTCCCCCCTTTACTCCCCATGTTAGCCGGGCTCCTTCCCGTGGGCAAAATCCTTGGGCCTGAGTGTAACGGGCGGTACAATGCGCGGGTATGAGCGACGTACGCGTACGGTTTGCCCCCAGCCCCACCGGATACCTCCACGTCGGGGGGGCCCGCACCGCCTTGTTCAACTGGTTGTTCGCCCGCCACCACAAGGGGACCTTCATCCTCAGGATCGAGGACACCGACCGCACCCGGTCCACCGACGAAGCCATCGACCAGATCATCGCCTCCATGCGCTGGCTGGGCCTCGACTGGGACGAGTTCTACCGCCAGACGGATCGGGTGGAGGTCCATCGTCGTGCCGCGGCGGAACTCCTGCGTCGGGGCGCCGCCTACGAGGCGGACGGAGCGGTGTGGTTCCGCGTCCCCAAGGACGGCGTGACGGTCGTCGAGGACCAGCTCGCCGGGCAAGTGCAGTTCCAGAATCAGGAACTCAAGGACCTGGTGATCCTCCGGTCCGACGGCACCCCCACCTACAACTTCGCGTGCGTGGTGGATGACCGCGACATGGGCATCACCCACGTCATCCGGGGCGACGAGCACCTCAACAACACGCCCAAGCAGCTCCTCCTCTATCGGGCGTTGGGATGGGACCCCCCGATCTTCGCCCACATCCCTCTCATCCTGGGACCGGACAAGACCAAGCTCGCCAAGCGGCACGGGGCCTTGTCCGTGCTCGAGTACCGACGGCGGGGGATCCTGCCCGAGGCGCTCGTCAACTTCCTTGCCCGCCTGGGCTGGTCCCACGGTGATCAGGAGGTGTTCACCCGCGACGAGCTGATCGCGTTCTTCGACCTCGACGCTGTCGGCACCTCGGCGGCGGTGTTCGACGAGCAGAAGCTCCTTTGGCTCAACCACGAGTGGCTCCGCCGCGTGGATCTGCCCCGCCTGGCCGCCCTCCTTGCGGAGTTCGTGGTCGTGGGGGGGGTGGCCACCCCGGACGCCGTGGCCGCGCTGGGCGAGGCGCGCCTCCTGCGGGCGGCGGAGCTCCTCCGCGACCGGAGCCGGACCCTGGTGGAAATGGCCCGGTCGGCCCGGTTCTTGTTCCCCGGGGAGGTCCCGCTGCCCGAGGACGACCGCGGGTTCTTCACCCCCGAGCTTGCTCCGGCGCTCGCGCGGCTCGCGGAGGTGGTGGCCGCTGTGACCGACCCGTCCCCGTCGGCCCTGGAGGCGGCCGTGCGGGGAGCCCTCGACGAGCTGGGGCTTCCCCTGAAGGCGGTGGCGCTGCCGATGCGGATCGCGGTCACCGGGTCCCGGGTCGGGCCGGGCCTGTTCGACGTCCTGGCCCTGGCCGGCCCGGAGATCGTGGCCGCCCGCCTCCGCGCCGCGGCTGCCCGGTGCCAAGAAAGGACGGAGCGGTGAGACGAGCGCTTCTCGTGCTCTCGCTGTGCGGCGTTATCCCGATGGCCTTGGCCCAAGAGATCCAATTGGAACCCGTTTCTCCGGAAGCCCTCGGGGGTTGGGCCCAGGCGGTGCTGGCGTTCCGGCTCCACCCCACGTTGTCGCGGGACGTGAACTTTTCCGGGCCGGCCCTGGCGATGGCCCAGTGGGGCGACGTCGCCCTGGGCAGCCACCGGTATGCCATGGTCCTTGGGGTCAGGTCGGACGGAGAGGCCGGCTTGTGGGTGGACAGAGACCGGGACGGACGGATCACCCCCGAGGAGGCGGTCCCCGGCCTCCGGGGCAACGGCCGCGTGGTCTGGAAGCTCGAGCTCCTCGCCGCGCCGGCAGGAGGTGCGCCGTACCCGCTCACGGTGGTGTGGCCGGAGGGGCGGGGCTACGTGTACCTCGTGGGCGGCGCACCCCGACGGGGAGAGCTCGTGGTCGACGGGAAGCGGGTGACGTTCGTGCTGGTGGATGGGGACCTGGACGGGGTGTTCGGCACCAAGGACGACTTCTACGCGGTGGACGGGGACGGGGATGGGGTCATCCACGGCGATCCCGACGGCCACGAGCGGTTTACGCTCGGGGAGGCGTTCACCGTGGGCAAGACGAGCTTCGGCCTGGCCCAGGTGTCCCCGTCCGGGAGCTGGGTTCTCCTCGCGCCCACCGCGTACGTGCCGCCCAAGGTGCCGCTCATCCCCGGCCATCCCGCCCCCGATTTCCGGTTCTCCACGTTCCCGGACGGCAAGTCCCTGGCCCTGTCCGAGTTCAAGGGGAAGGTGGTGCTCTTGGATTTTTGGGCCACCTGGTGCGGGCCGTGCATGCAGGAGCTCCCCCACCTGAAGGAGGTGTACGAGCGGTTCCGGGACCAGGGGTTCGAGATCGTGGGGGTGAGCCTGGACACGAGCGAGCGCGACCTGCGGGCGGTGTTGTCCTCCCAGGGCATCCGCTGGCCCCTGAGCTTCGAGGGGAAGAGCTGGGACAACCCCGTGGCCGAGCTGTACCGGGTGTACCAGATTCCGACCTCGTTCCTCATCGATCGCCGCGGGGTCATCCGATTCCGCGACCCTATGGGGGATGAGCTCGAACGCGCGGTGGCCGAGCTCCTCGCGGAGCCCCGCGCCGAGGAACTCCCCCCTGAGGCGCCGCCGGTGGCCCTGCCGGAGGTGCGGGGACCGCCGAAGCCCATCCTGGAAGTGCAAGTCCCGACCGAGGTCGGCGTCCTCCCCGGGGGCGACACCGTGCTCGCGGTCAAGCTCGCCAACACCTCGCCCTACCTCGCCGAGGAACTACGCGTGCGCATCCATGGCCCGCCGGAGGGGATCACCGCCCCGCCTCTGGAGGTGGGCGACATCCCCCCGTTCGGCGAGCGCACGGCCGACCTCACCCTCACCGCGGCCGAGGGCGTGGCTCAAGGGAATATCCTGATCACGATCGACATCCTTTACCACTACTGCATTGGCGATTCGTGTTTTCAAATGTCCCAGGCAGCGGGGACGACGCTGGCCATAGGGGTGGCGCCGACGGCCGCCCGCCGGGCCTGGAGCCCGTGGTGGCTGCTTTTGCTCCTCGGGGTGGGGGTGGTGGTGGGTTGGTTCCTGTGGGGCCGCGGCCTGTCCGGGGCGGGCCTCGTCCTCCTCCTCGTGGCCGGGGCGGCGCTGGCCGCCGGGGTCTTCTTCGGCCAGTCCCGCCAGGCCCAGCTCATCGGGGCGGTGCTGTGCACGTCCTGCGTGGGGATCGAGGAGGTCCACGCCGAGCTTCCGGTCCTGTCCCGGGAAGCCAGGGCCACCTTGGCCGAGCTCGCCCGGCCCGTGCACCTGGTGGTGTTCCATGCCCCATGGTGCCGGTCCTGCCCCTACGCGATCTCCCTCGTCGAGCAGATGGCCCAGGCGAGCCCCTTCCTGGAGGTAGAGCTGGTGGACGCCGAGGAGGAACCGGCCCGGGCCGAGGCGGCGGGCGTGAGCCGCTCCGGGCGCCTGGTGGTCCCGGCCATCCTCGTCGTGGAGACGAGCCAGGTCCTGTTCGGCACCCACCACCTCGGGGCGCGCCTGCTGGCGCTCCTCCGGGAGGCGGGCCGATGAGGCTCCGCTACCTGCGCCGGGGAACCCAGGGGCTGGGCGTGCTCCTGGGCGTGTTCGGCGTGACCGGGATCGGCATGACCCACCTCCTCTTCCCCGGCCTCCACTGCTACGCCTGTCCGCTGGCGATCACGGTGTGCCCGATCGGCCTCATGCAGAACCTGATCATCGCCGGCACGGTGCCGTTCTACCTGGTGGGGGCGGTGGCCGCGTACGGGCTCGCCCTCGGGCGGGGTTGGTGCGGGTGGTTCTGTCCGTTCGGCACGGTCAACGACCTCCTCGCCTTCCGCAAGGGTCGTTTCCGGCGCGCGCTTTCTCCGCTGAAGTTCCTGGTCCTGGTGGGCACGGGGGTGGCGGCGTGGAACCTCGCGGATACCTGGTTCTGCAAGCTGTGCCCGGCGGCGTCGCTCACGGCGTCGCTGCCGTACCTAGGGCTCGGGGTGGCCCAGGTGAACACGCCGTTCCTCGTGCACATGGGGACCCTGGCCGGTACCCTGGTCGGCATGGCCCTCGTGTCCCGGTTCTGGTGTCGCTACCTGTGCCCGATGGGAGCGGTGCTGTCCGTGTTCAACCGGGTGAGCTTGTTCGGCCTTCGGCTGCGGGCCGATCGCTGCGGGCAGTGTGGACTCTGTGTCCAGGCCTGCCCGATGGGGATCGAACCCCATCGGGACATCAACTCCCCGGACTGCATCAAGTGCGGGGAGTGCGTGCCCGTCTGCAAGGCGGGGGCGCTGTCCATCGGATTCTCCTTGCCTGGGGTGGGAGGACGTGTTCCGCTACGCGCTTCTGGGGCTAGTGCAAGGGCTGACCGAGTTCCTCCCCGTCAGTAGCTCCGGGCACCTCGTCCTGGCCCAGGAGCTGCTCGGGGTCGCTTCCCCGGGGGTGGCGCTGGAGGCAGCAGCGCACCTGGGGACCTTGGTTGCGGTGCTGGTCTACTTCCGAGGCGATCTGTGGACGCTCGCCACCCGCAGCCTGCGGCGTGGGCGGGGGGAGCGCCGGTACCTCGGGCTCCTCGTCCTTGGTACCGTGCCCATCGCGGTGGTGGGCGTGGGAGCGCGGGGCGTGGTGGAGCGGGCGTTTTCCGCGCCGGCCTTGGTGGGGTGGATGCTGATCGTCACCGCGGCCCTGCTCGCCGGGGCCGGCTGGTGGGGGCGGCGGACCCGCCGAGAGCAGCCTCGGGCCGGCGATGCGATCGTGGTGGGGCTGGCCCAGGCCGCGGCGATCCTCCCCGGGTTGTCCCGGTCCGGGGCCACCGTGGCCGCCGGCCTCGGGACCGGCTTGACCCCACGGGAAGCGGTGCGGTTTTCCTTTCTCCTGTCCGTCCCCGCCATCGCCGGGGGCGGGGCGTTCGCCCTGGTCACAACCCGCGGGCTTGAGGCCATGGACTGGGGCGGACTCGCTGTGGGGGCGGCGACCGCGTTCGCCGGGGGCCTCGCGGCGATCCGGTTCTTCCTCGCCGCCGTCCGGTCGCTGCGGCTGTGGCCGTTCGCCCTCTACTGCATGGCAGTGGGGGTCACGGCGATCCTCGTCGGTTGACCCGGGACAGATGACCCGGGCCGCTGGCCCTGGTGGCCCTCGGCACCGGGAAAAGAACCCGTTCCTGAACTTCCCCGTATCCCACGGCTTGTGACCACGGTTCATTGGTCCAGATGACCTTGTCGTGGAGACTGGGACCGGTGGACGCGGACCGTGACCCGCCCATGAGGAAGGGGAGGAAGGGCCATGGTGGAGGGGAACGGATGAGGGACAAAGGAACGCTTCTCCTGATGATCGCGCTGGCGCTGGGGCACCTGATGGGGTCAGGGGCTCGGCTCTACCCGAACGCGTTTTACACCACCGGACGCATGAGCGGGGACTGGCATTGGCTTGAAACCCCGGCCAGCTACGCGCAGTGGGAGTTCCACGCCCTCCCGGCCTCCTTGTCCGAACAGGTGGTCCTGGACGTGCTGGCCTGTGCTGCGGCGCAAGAAGGATCCGTCCCCGCGGAGTTCGCCGTGGTGTTGACGTTGACCTCCGGTGGCCGTGCCTGCTGGTCCGGCCGGGTTCTCCTGCGGCGGGTCCAATCGGGTGAGGGAGGAGCGGTGTACTTCGGCCAGCTCCTGGTTTCCCGGCGCGAGCCCGCCCTGGGATCGCAGCTCACCGTGCGCGCGGACGGGTCCCCCAGCGGGCTGCGCCTTGGGTTTCATCCCGGATCGCTGCGGGTGCAGGGCAACCGCGAAGGCCGGGCGGTGCCCGCCGGGCAAGACCCGTTTGCCATCCTGTGGGCAACGGTGGACGGGGTGGCCGGCGGGGTACTGGTCGATTCTCCCCCCGGGCCCACCGTGCGCCCTGGTACCCCGGCCCCCATCCCTCTGCCCCTCCACAACACGGACCGGATGGAGGATGCCCCCTTCCTGGCCCCGGGCTCGTACCAAGGTCAGCTCGGGTGGCCCGGCCCCTATCAGCCCATGAACAGCCGCGACTGGTGCCGGGTCAACCTGCGGCCGGGGCAGGTGGTGCGGTTGACCCTGGAAGTCGGGTCTGGGTGCCGGTGCTCCCTGCACCTGTTCGACCCCTACGGGCGCGAGGTCGGCAGTGTGGCGGGAGGCGAGCGGGTGGGCCTGGAGTACCAGGCCTACGTGGGTGGGGGGTGGCACGTCCTCATCGCCTGCCGGGAGGGTTGTGCCGCGTTCCCGTACCTGCTCGCGGTGCACATCGAGGACGGAGGATAGTACTGCACTCCAGCGCCCGCGTTCCGCGCCCGTGGGGTGGGCCCCTTGAATGTCCTGTTCCGCGTAGACTCCGGCCTATGACCTCGATGTGGGGGGGCGATGAACGGGCGGGTGGCCTGGGACATCGCCCGCGTTCGCCGGACCTGCTGCCGCAGGTCGTTCTGCCACGTCTCCGAGGTCGGTTCGGCCGCCCCTACCGGTACCTCGGCGTGGTGGGAAGCACCCAGGATGCCCTACGGCAGTGGGCCAGGGCTGGCGCCCCGGAGGGGGCAGTGGTATTGGCGGAGCGACAGACGGCGGGCCGGGGGCGATGGGGACGGGCATGGGTCAGTCCCGGAGGCGGGCTGTACTTCTCCGTCCTTCTGAGGCCCGTGCAGCCGCTTCCCCTCCTCCCGCTCGCGGCCGGGGTGGCGCTGGTCGATGCGTGCCAACTGGGTGGCCTCAAGTGGCCCAACGACCTCCTCGCCCCGGACGGCCGCAAGCTCGCCGGCGTGCTCGCGGAGGCCGAGGTCCAGGACGGCGGAGCCCAGGCGGTCTATCTCGGGGTCGGACTCAATGTGGAGCCGGACGGCCTCCCCCTGGGGGCGGCCGGGCTCGCTGAATTCCGTCCGGTGGACCGAGCCGAGCTCCTCGCCGAGGTCTTGTGGGCCCTGGAGGTGTGGACGAGCGCGCCTCCCGAGGCGGTGGGCCACGCGTGGCGACAGCGCAATTGCACCCTGGGGCGATGGGTGCGGGTGACCATGGGCGAGGGGGCGGTGGAGGGGGTGGCCGTGGACCTCGCGGCGGACGGGGCGCTGGTCGTGCAAACGCGGGCTGGGCAGCGCACGGTGCGCGCCGGCGACGTGGCCCATCTTCGTCACCGCCGGACCTAGCTGCGCGTCGCCAGCCAGATCCCGGCCTGGACCAACGCCAGGCGGACTGCGGACGCGCCGGAGGCGGCAAGGGCGAACGCGAGCGGCCTCCGGCCGATCGCGGACAGGAGGTACATCGCCACGGTATCGGGGAACCCGGGGATGAGGAGCAGGAGGAACAGGGCCGGGACGCCGAACCGGTTCACCCACCGTTCCCCGATCGCCAGCCACCACTGGCCCCACCGGGTCTCCCGCCGCCACACCTCCACCCGCGGCAGCCGCTTCAACCGGTCCCCGAGGAAGAACACGAGGTAACTCCCGGCCATCCTGCCCAAGGTGGCCACCGCGATCACCGCCCATGCCGGGGCCGCCTTCGCTGCGGCGAGCACGGCCTCGGTAGGGCTGGGCAAGACCACGGCCGTTCCAACTGCGTACAGAAAGGCAAGGAACAGGGCGAGGGCCACGTCCTCAGGCCCCACCCATGGGCTGGTTCACCCCTTGGCAACGGGGACAGAAGTCCGTCCGCTGATCGTCGAACAGGATCTCCGCCACCGGGGTGGCGCAAACCCGACACGGGTTCCCCGCCCGACCGTGCACGTACAGGAAGTCCCGCACCTCCTTGTCGAATAGGCCATCCCCAACCCGTTTTTTGATCTCGGCGATCGCCCAGCGCAGGGCCTCCGGGATCGCCCGCCACAAGCGCTCCTGGTCGCCCTCGGTCAAGGTGTGGGCGTAACGGACCGGGGAGAGTTTGGCCACGAACAGGACCTCGTCGGCGTAGGCATTGCCGATGCCGGCGATGAGGTGCTGATCGGTGAGGACCTTCTTCAGGAGACGACGCTTTCCGGCGAACAGGGCCCGGAACGCGTCCCAGGTGAACGCGTCCGACAGCGGCTCCACCCCGAGCTTCTGCAGCGGCTCGGCGGTCACGGGGTCGGGGACCACCCACGCCGCGGCCAGCGGCTGGGCACCGGGCTCGATCAGCCGCAGGTCGAACCCGTCGTCCAGGGCAAGGCGGAGGATCGTGGCCCGGCTGGGTGGGTAGGACGCGGGCCCGTGCCACAGCCACCCCCAGCGCATGAGGTGCACGATGAGGTGGGGGCCGCCGTGGAACGAGAAGATCAGGTGTTTCCCCCGACGCCCGATCTGGGAGAACGTCCGCCCCTCCACCGCTATGCTGTCCGGGCCGGTGCGGACGAGGCCGGTCCGGTACACCTCCACCCCCCGGACCGTGCGGCCGACGATCCGGGGGGTGAGGTTATCCCGCAGGACCTCGAGGTCGGGAAGCTCGGGCAATGCCGGCTAGCTCCCGGAGCCCAGGAACAGGGTGAACGCACAGCCGGAGGGGCAAGCCGGGGCCCGGAACACCTTGATGTACGGCCGGCACAACGAGGCCCCACACGGTCGGGACCACGGCCACCACCAGAAGAAACAACAACTCGGCCTCTCCGCGATCCTCACGTAGGTCTCGTGCTCCCCGGCCACGGTGGTCACGACCAGCTTGTAGTACCCCGGAGCCACCGGGTCCCCGGCCTGGTCCTTCTGGTCCCACACCATCGTGAGCGATGTAGGATCCTTGGGCTCGGGGAATGCCACTTGGTACACGAGCGCCCCGGCCATCGTCTCCACCCGCCAGCCCACGATCCCCGGCCGCTCCTGGCAGCAACAGAACATGCCGAACGGCAGGACCAGCTGGAAATGGACCTCCTCTCCTGCCCAGAACGCCGTGTAGCAGCACGGCCCGGCGGGGGGAGGACAGCCACACTGGGCCAGTGCCAGTCCGCCGGTCACGGCTAGAGCCGCCATCGACAACGCGAGCGCCCTCTTCATCCTATACCACCTCCGCACGATTCTACACCGTGCCCCCGCTTTCGGTTTCACTTCCCCGGCCACGCCTCCGGGTTCACCAGGTGCTTGGGCCGCCGCCCCGCGAGCACGTCCAGCACTCCGTCCACCGCGAGCTCGGCCATCTTGCGTCGGGTGGCCTCCGTCGCGGAGCCGATGTGGGGGGTAAGGACCACGTTCGGCATCCCGATCAGGTCGGGATGGATCCGCGGCTCTTCTTCGAACACGTCCAGCCCCGCCGCGCGGAGCCGTCCCGCTTTGAGCGCCCGCACGAGCGCCTCCTCGTCCACCACCGGGCCGCGGGCGATGTTCACCAGGATGGCGGTGCTCTTCATGAGGGCGAGCTCCCGCTTGCCGATGAGGTGGTGGGTTTCCCGGGTCAACGGGACGCACAGGACCACGAAGTCGCTTTCGCGCAGGAGCTCGTCCAGGGAGGCATGGCGAACGCCCAGGGCTCCCTCCGCTTCCGGCTTGCGGGTCCGGGAGAAGTACAGGACCTCCATGGCGAAGCCCTTGGCCCGGCGGGCCACGGCTTGGCCGATGCGGCCGAAGCCCACCACCCCCAGGGTGCGCCCGTACACGTCTACCCCGAGATGGGGCGGGATGAACGTCCAGCCGGGGAACCCGTGCCGGCGCAGGTCCTGGTCCGCCTCCACGATGCGGCGCGCGGCCGCAAGGAGCAGGGCCCATCCGAGATCGGCGGTGGCTTCGGTGAGCACGTCGGGGGTGTTCGTCACCAGGATCCCGCGGGCGGTGGCGGCGGCGAGGTCGATGTTGTCCACCCCCACCCCGAGGTTGGCCACCACCCGCAGCGTGGGCGCGGCCTCAAAGAACTCCGCATCCACTCGGTCGGAGAGGGGGCAGATGAGGGCGTCCGCGTCCAGGGCCCGCCGGGCGTCGGGTGCGAGCGGCCCGTCGTGGACCGTCACCGCGTGGCCGGCGGCGCGCAGCCGCTCCACCGCCTCGGGGAACATAGAGGTGGTGATCACAACCTTGGCCATGTCGTTCTGAGTCTAGCCGACCGCCTCAAGGAGGACCAGGGTCAGGGAGATGGTCCCCACCGAAAGGAGGGTGGAAAGGAGAAGGGCGGACGCGGCCAGGTCCGGACGGCGGTCGTACTGGAGGGCGAGGAGGAAGCTGTTCACCGCTGTGGGCATGCTCCCCTCCACGACGAGGCTCGCCCGCAGCGTGCCGGACGTGCCGAACGCCCAAGCCAGCCCCCAGGCGAGGAGCCCCCCGCCGAGGAGGCGGAGTCCCCCTAACGCCAGCGCCGGCCCCGCCACCTGGGTCGGGCGCACGTGGGCGAGCTCCACCCCAAGGAGGACCAGGAACAACGGAATCGCCCCTTCGGCGAGGAGGCCGGTGGCCCGGCCCAAGGGGAGGGGCAGCCCGCCGGCAAGGCGGGCGGCGGCGGCCGCCGCCACCGCATACGGCCACGGCACCCGCAGGAGGCCCAGGGCCACGCGGCGCCACCGGAAGCTCCCCTCCCAGGTGGCGAGGCCCACCCCCAGCGTGGTCAGGAGCACGGTGTTCGTGGCCAGGAACACCACCCCCACATCCACCCCAGGTTGCCCGTACGCGAACAGCAGGATCGGGAGGCCGAGGTTGCCGCAGTTCCCAAACGTGAGCACCAGCGAGGCCGCGGCTTGGGCACCCGGATCGCCGGGGAACAACCGTCGTCGCACCGGGATGGACAGGGCGAACATCCCAAGGTAGTGGGCCACGGTGAACGCGGCCACGAGCACGGCGTGGGCCGCCGGGAGCTGGGCCGTGCGCAGGGACTCGAAGATGAGCGCTGGCGAC
It contains:
- a CDS encoding AEC family transporter, which translates into the protein MIADILLPTFLLVGVGYLLGRFARVPAQPLAQLAFWVLSPALIFESLRTAQLPAAHAVLVAAFTVAHYLGMFALSIPVRRRLFPGDPGAQAAASLVLTFGNCGNLGLPILLFAYGQPGVDVGVVFLATNTVLLTTLGVGLATWEGSFRWRRVALGLLRVPWPYAVAAAAAARLAGGLPLPLGRATGLLAEGAIPLFLVLLGVELAHVRPTQVAGPALALGGLRLLGGGLLAWGLAWAFGTSGTLRASLVVEGSMPTAVNSFLLALQYDRRPDLAASALLLSTLLSVGTISLTLVLLEAVG